In Acidobacteriota bacterium, the following are encoded in one genomic region:
- a CDS encoding DUF58 domain-containing protein, translating to MPTTTSPLAPGARFVDPQVLARIGNLKLLARNVVDGFINGLHKAPYLGVSIDFAEHRGYMPGDDIRFIDWRVFARTDRFYVKQFEADTNANFSVLFDISKSMNFSSGGISKLDYGRYLAACLTYFATTQRDRVGIVTFDDDIVLRVPPSAKHLDVVLHTLDRIEAGNPGSFARPFFRATEFFKRRGILLVISDFYDEPEAIVNGLKPLTYGGNDVMVFHVLDPAEVNFPYDDATNFKDIETGRRMPVVPEKLREQYRVLVQEHITALSKLCAENRIDYAFFNTSQPMDHGLFRFLAMREKLNRVR from the coding sequence ATGCCGACCACGACCAGCCCGCTCGCTCCCGGCGCCCGGTTCGTCGATCCGCAGGTGCTCGCCCGGATCGGCAACCTCAAGCTGCTGGCGCGCAATGTCGTCGACGGTTTCATCAACGGCCTGCACAAGGCGCCGTACCTCGGCGTGTCGATCGACTTTGCCGAGCACCGGGGCTACATGCCCGGGGATGACATCCGCTTCATCGACTGGCGCGTGTTCGCCCGGACCGATCGCTTCTACGTGAAGCAGTTCGAGGCGGATACGAACGCCAATTTCTCCGTGCTGTTCGACATTTCGAAGTCGATGAACTTCTCGAGCGGCGGTATCTCGAAGCTGGACTACGGGCGCTACCTCGCGGCGTGCCTCACGTACTTCGCGACGACCCAGCGCGATCGGGTCGGGATCGTCACGTTCGACGACGACATCGTCCTCCGCGTCCCGCCGTCGGCGAAGCATCTCGACGTCGTGCTCCATACCCTCGACAGGATCGAGGCCGGCAACCCCGGCTCGTTCGCCAGACCTTTCTTCCGCGCGACCGAGTTCTTCAAGCGCCGCGGCATCCTGCTGGTGATCTCGGACTTCTACGACGAGCCGGAGGCAATCGTGAACGGACTGAAGCCGCTGACTTACGGCGGGAACGACGTGATGGTTTTTCACGTGCTCGATCCGGCCGAGGTCAACTTCCCGTACGACGACGCCACGAACTTCAAGGACATCGAGACCGGGCGCCGCATGCCGGTGGTGCCGGAGAAATTACGCGAACAGTACCGGGTGCTGGTGCAGGAGCACATCACGGCGCTGTCGAAGCTCTGTGCCGAGAACCGGATCGACTACGCCTTCTTCAACACGTCGCAGCCAATGGATCACGGGCTGTTCAGGTTCCTGGCGATGCGCGAGAAGCTGAACCGCGTGCGGTAG
- a CDS encoding VWA domain-containing protein, which produces MGLLAPLFLLGAVTIAVPIIIHMIQRERKEEVEFPSLMFVRKIPFHSFRRQRIRNWFLLLLRCAALLLLLFAFTRPFFRAAALAAVTEGAREVVVLVDRSWSMGFGDRWAGAQAAAVDVLDDLAADDQATVILFDSGAESGQRSTTDRASLRSLVSNAEVGSGVTRYGPALKLAEGIFEASDLPRLEAVLISDFQRSGVESASGVRFPPGTVLTPVQVGGDEGDLTNVSVAGVLFQREYFSGRERIQVAARLTNRNAVAVSGLDVTLEVEGREVESLTADLPESGSTTVDFAPVTLGDEPMTGAVRIEGDALPADDVFWFVVSPGQVVRVLLVGNGLAADDSHLFLSRALGIGSEPAFDVRTVTIDALAASDFADREVAILNDTRPPAGAAGTALATFVEEGGGLFVVSGERSAWSGAPDLLPGALGPPADRAGRGGALGFVDYSHPVFEVFSAPRSGDVTTTRFFRYRPIEPADDATVLARFDDGSPALVERRIGSGAVLLWASTIDTFWNDFAKKPVYLPWVHRVVEHLANYSPPTPWFSSGQVLNLAEQDVSLGDGGVGGADYVVMSPSGQRMPVDVGGRAGYIDLAEQGLYEVHDATAPDAFPVSLAVNVDLAESDLTVVDPEELASMVTGRAGGARADGAAAPERVIPAEDLERQQSIWWYLLVAAALLFLSETLVSNRLSRTQLNAE; this is translated from the coding sequence ATGGGCTTGCTGGCGCCGTTGTTCCTGCTCGGGGCGGTGACGATCGCCGTGCCGATCATCATCCACATGATTCAGCGCGAGCGGAAGGAGGAGGTGGAGTTTCCTTCCCTGATGTTCGTCCGGAAGATTCCGTTCCACTCGTTCCGGCGCCAGCGGATCCGCAACTGGTTCCTGCTGCTGCTCCGATGCGCCGCGCTGCTGCTTTTGCTGTTTGCCTTCACGCGGCCCTTCTTCCGCGCCGCGGCGCTGGCCGCGGTCACGGAGGGTGCGCGCGAGGTGGTCGTGCTGGTCGATCGTTCCTGGAGCATGGGTTTCGGCGACCGGTGGGCGGGCGCCCAGGCGGCGGCGGTCGACGTGCTGGATGACCTCGCGGCGGACGATCAGGCGACCGTGATCCTCTTCGACAGCGGCGCCGAGTCGGGCCAGCGCTCGACGACCGACCGGGCCAGTCTGCGCAGTCTCGTGTCGAACGCCGAGGTGGGATCGGGCGTCACCCGTTACGGTCCGGCCCTGAAGCTGGCCGAAGGGATCTTCGAAGCGTCGGACCTGCCGCGGCTCGAGGCGGTGCTCATCAGCGACTTTCAGCGGAGCGGTGTCGAGAGCGCGTCCGGCGTGCGCTTCCCACCGGGAACGGTGCTTACGCCGGTGCAGGTGGGCGGCGACGAGGGGGACCTCACGAACGTCAGCGTCGCCGGGGTTCTGTTTCAGCGCGAGTATTTCTCCGGCCGCGAGCGTATTCAGGTGGCGGCGCGGCTGACCAACCGGAACGCGGTCGCGGTGAGTGGCCTGGACGTAACACTGGAGGTAGAAGGGCGGGAGGTGGAATCGCTGACCGCCGATCTCCCGGAAAGCGGATCGACGACGGTGGACTTCGCGCCCGTCACGCTGGGTGACGAACCGATGACGGGCGCCGTCCGCATCGAAGGCGATGCGCTTCCGGCGGACGATGTCTTCTGGTTCGTCGTTTCGCCCGGCCAGGTGGTGAGGGTGTTGCTGGTTGGGAACGGCCTCGCTGCCGATGACTCGCACCTGTTCCTGTCGAGGGCTCTGGGGATCGGGTCGGAACCGGCGTTCGACGTCCGGACCGTCACGATCGATGCGCTTGCCGCTTCCGATTTCGCGGACCGGGAGGTCGCGATCCTCAACGATACGCGGCCACCGGCCGGAGCGGCCGGCACGGCGCTGGCGACGTTCGTCGAGGAGGGAGGCGGCCTGTTCGTCGTCTCGGGCGAGCGCAGCGCGTGGTCCGGCGCGCCCGACCTGTTGCCGGGTGCGCTGGGGCCCCCCGCGGATCGCGCCGGCCGTGGCGGAGCGCTCGGCTTCGTCGACTACAGCCACCCGGTCTTCGAAGTGTTCAGCGCCCCGCGAAGCGGCGACGTGACGACGACGCGGTTCTTCCGGTACCGCCCCATCGAGCCGGCGGATGACGCGACCGTGCTGGCTCGCTTCGACGATGGCAGCCCTGCGCTCGTCGAGCGACGCATCGGCAGCGGCGCGGTGCTGCTCTGGGCTTCGACCATCGACACTTTCTGGAACGACTTCGCGAAGAAGCCGGTGTACCTGCCGTGGGTGCACCGCGTGGTGGAGCATCTGGCGAACTATTCGCCGCCGACGCCCTGGTTCTCGTCGGGGCAGGTGCTGAATCTCGCCGAGCAGGACGTCTCGCTCGGCGACGGGGGCGTCGGCGGGGCGGACTATGTCGTGATGTCGCCCTCCGGCCAGCGGATGCCCGTCGATGTCGGAGGACGCGCCGGCTACATCGATCTCGCCGAGCAGGGGCTCTACGAGGTGCACGACGCGACGGCGCCGGACGCGTTTCCCGTGTCGCTGGCCGTGAACGTCGACCTCGCCGAATCGGACCTCACCGTGGTCGATCCGGAGGAGTTGGCGAGCATGGTGACCGGGCGCGCCGGGGGCGCGCGGGCGGACGGGGCAGCGGCGCCGGAGCGTGTGATTCCGGCGGAGGATCTGGAGCGGCAGCAGTCCATCTGGTGGTATCTGCTGGTCGCGGCGGCGCTGCTGTTCTTGAGCGAGACGCTGGTTTCGAACCGGCTGTCCCGGACGCAATTGAACGCGGAATGA
- a CDS encoding DUF4175 domain-containing protein — MLNEPLLTGERDELLRAIRHVRNRWRLRVGLRSIAVLVAAALGTLLASSYGLELMKFSPAAIIGFRVVTYLALLAAGWWFFIRPISRRVSDEQVALYLEENEPSLQAAVLSAVEEAGKGKRERAADHSPELVHRLIESAAERVRDVDMGRSVEQNQLQRSSGMLVAAGLAAVLLFVFGPAYLRHGLSALLTPMADVEASSPYQIDVLPGDATVARGADQTITARLLGFEAEEVNLLMRSAGAGDTVERLPLIPVENDAGEMVAGTYEVLLFDLQEAVDYHVESTGVESATYTLDVLDLPYVERLELEYHFPAYTGLEPRLVEQGGDIAVLRGTEVRLRAIPTMGTAGGMLVFDDGDGETLDLIGAEDGSLTASFVVEEEGFYRIDLQAPSGDLVTASPQYTIDVLTDQPPSAMFIRPGRDTTANAIEEVFVEARADDDFGLYSLDVVYSVNGGPEESVSLFSSGGAGDNALKEVSAGHTFFLEELELEPGDFLSYYARATDRNLLQENDDVKSDLYFIQIRRYSSDFRQQQSQGGGMGGAGGGADARELSKAQREIISATFNLIRDQEDYTDEEFQENVVFLTLAQGRLREQVETLIRRMNSRVMPADPAFRTIQDILPQAAEAMREAEDELQEQDADGALPHEQRSLQFLQRAEEAYEEVMVTMGGGGGGGGGGNAQAAEDLADLFELELDKMRNQYETLQRGQQQQADETIDELMERLRELARRQEREAERQRRRARGQQSTQGGGGGQRALAEEAEEAARRLERLAREQNSPQMMDAARRLQEAADAMRRAAANDDNLGFSEAGTALDRLREVQERLGSEQRGRLERDIQEQLQRANRLADQQREMQGEVAEFPGLPDEDRAPALRSMLEQKTAMEEEVADLERSIDSTSAEFRRDERDASRELQEAAASIRDNKLKEKIRYSRGLVRSRPGETANAFESEIGGDIEELAEMLEEAAAAVGRSEGDRMAQALEQTRDLMRSLESLDHRMWQEGQEGQEAQPGEGQEGQQGQQAQQGQSGQEGGQQGQQGGQPGQGDNPSAQPGGVDGQPGGGNSYGGVLGGYGWGDRRPGTTVWEPGDIRQWSREYTQRAGEMEGLRRLLNEEQFEVGDLDAIIQQMRELDDLRRYQDPEAIAKLQAFVLEELKRFEYRLRREITEENEELFLAGNEEMPDSFRDLVEEYFRSLSEDD; from the coding sequence ATGCTGAACGAGCCACTGCTGACCGGTGAACGGGACGAGCTCCTGCGGGCGATCCGGCACGTACGGAACCGGTGGCGCCTTCGTGTCGGACTGCGGAGCATCGCGGTGCTCGTGGCGGCCGCGCTCGGCACGCTGCTCGCGTCGTCGTACGGCCTGGAACTGATGAAGTTCTCGCCGGCCGCCATCATCGGTTTCCGCGTCGTCACCTACCTCGCGCTGCTGGCCGCGGGCTGGTGGTTCTTCATCCGTCCGATCTCGCGCCGCGTCTCCGACGAACAGGTGGCTCTCTACCTGGAAGAAAACGAGCCATCTCTGCAGGCAGCGGTGTTGAGCGCCGTTGAAGAGGCTGGCAAGGGGAAGCGGGAGCGTGCCGCGGATCACTCGCCGGAGCTGGTCCACCGGCTCATCGAGTCCGCGGCCGAGCGCGTCCGCGACGTCGACATGGGACGCAGCGTCGAGCAGAACCAGTTGCAGCGGTCCTCCGGCATGTTGGTCGCGGCCGGTCTTGCCGCGGTCCTCCTGTTCGTTTTCGGTCCGGCCTACCTGCGGCACGGGCTGTCGGCCCTTCTGACTCCGATGGCCGACGTGGAGGCGTCCAGTCCGTACCAGATCGACGTACTGCCGGGCGACGCCACCGTCGCGCGCGGCGCCGATCAGACGATCACGGCGCGACTGCTCGGCTTCGAAGCGGAAGAAGTCAACCTGCTGATGCGCAGCGCCGGCGCCGGCGACACCGTCGAGCGCCTGCCGCTGATTCCGGTCGAGAACGACGCTGGCGAGATGGTGGCCGGGACCTACGAGGTGCTGCTATTCGATCTGCAGGAAGCGGTTGACTATCACGTCGAGTCGACCGGCGTGGAGTCGGCTACCTACACGCTCGACGTTCTCGACCTGCCGTACGTCGAGCGGCTGGAACTTGAGTACCACTTCCCGGCCTACACCGGTTTGGAACCTCGTCTCGTGGAGCAGGGCGGCGACATCGCGGTCCTGCGGGGAACGGAAGTGCGGCTGCGCGCCATCCCCACCATGGGGACTGCCGGCGGCATGTTGGTCTTCGATGATGGTGACGGGGAAACCCTCGACCTGATCGGCGCGGAGGATGGATCTCTGACGGCCAGTTTCGTCGTGGAGGAAGAAGGCTTCTACCGGATCGATCTGCAGGCGCCGTCCGGAGATCTGGTTACCGCGTCGCCGCAGTACACGATCGATGTCCTGACGGATCAGCCGCCCTCGGCCATGTTCATCCGGCCGGGCCGCGACACCACCGCGAACGCCATCGAGGAAGTCTTCGTCGAGGCGCGCGCCGATGACGATTTCGGCCTCTACTCGCTCGACGTGGTCTACTCGGTGAACGGCGGACCGGAGGAATCGGTCAGCCTGTTCAGCAGCGGCGGCGCGGGCGACAACGCGCTCAAGGAAGTCTCCGCCGGGCACACGTTCTTCCTGGAGGAGCTGGAGCTGGAGCCCGGCGACTTCCTCAGCTACTACGCGCGGGCGACCGACCGGAACCTGCTGCAGGAGAACGACGACGTCAAGTCGGACCTCTACTTCATCCAGATCCGCCGGTACAGTTCCGATTTCCGCCAGCAGCAGTCGCAGGGCGGCGGGATGGGCGGCGCGGGCGGCGGCGCCGACGCGCGCGAACTGTCGAAGGCGCAGCGAGAGATCATCTCCGCGACCTTCAACCTCATCCGTGATCAGGAGGACTACACCGACGAGGAGTTCCAGGAGAACGTGGTCTTCCTGACGCTTGCGCAGGGACGGCTGCGGGAGCAGGTGGAGACCCTCATCCGCCGGATGAACAGCCGCGTCATGCCGGCCGATCCGGCGTTCCGCACCATCCAGGACATCCTGCCGCAGGCGGCCGAAGCGATGCGCGAGGCGGAGGACGAGCTGCAGGAGCAGGATGCCGATGGCGCGCTGCCGCACGAGCAGCGTTCGTTGCAGTTCCTGCAGCGGGCGGAGGAAGCGTACGAAGAGGTGATGGTCACCATGGGCGGTGGCGGAGGCGGCGGTGGCGGAGGCAACGCCCAGGCGGCCGAGGATCTTGCCGACTTGTTCGAGCTGGAGCTCGACAAGATGCGGAACCAGTACGAGACGCTGCAGCGCGGCCAGCAGCAGCAGGCGGACGAGACGATCGACGAGCTCATGGAGCGGCTCCGCGAGCTGGCGCGCCGGCAGGAGCGCGAAGCGGAGCGCCAGCGCCGCCGTGCCCGCGGACAGCAGTCGACCCAGGGCGGCGGCGGTGGCCAGCGCGCCCTGGCCGAGGAGGCGGAAGAAGCCGCCCGGCGGCTCGAGCGGCTCGCGCGCGAGCAGAACTCCCCGCAGATGATGGACGCGGCGCGCCGTCTCCAGGAAGCGGCCGACGCGATGCGGCGCGCCGCCGCCAACGATGACAACCTCGGCTTCTCGGAGGCGGGGACCGCGCTCGATCGGCTGCGCGAAGTGCAGGAGCGTTTGGGCTCCGAGCAGCGGGGCCGGCTCGAGCGGGACATCCAGGAGCAATTGCAGCGAGCCAACCGCCTGGCCGATCAGCAGCGTGAGATGCAGGGCGAGGTGGCGGAGTTCCCCGGCCTTCCCGACGAGGATCGTGCCCCCGCGCTCCGCAGCATGTTGGAGCAGAAGACGGCGATGGAGGAGGAGGTGGCCGACCTGGAGCGGTCCATCGATTCCACGTCGGCCGAGTTCCGGCGCGACGAGCGGGACGCGTCGCGCGAGTTGCAGGAAGCGGCGGCGAGCATCCGCGACAACAAGCTGAAGGAGAAGATCCGGTACTCGCGCGGCCTGGTCCGGAGCCGTCCGGGCGAGACGGCCAACGCCTTCGAGTCGGAGATCGGCGGCGACATCGAGGAGCTCGCGGAGATGCTCGAGGAAGCTGCGGCCGCCGTCGGGCGCTCAGAGGGAGACCGGATGGCGCAGGCGCTGGAGCAGACGCGCGACCTGATGCGCAGCCTGGAGTCACTCGACCACCGGATGTGGCAGGAGGGCCAGGAAGGCCAGGAGGCGCAACCGGGCGAGGGCCAGGAAGGCCAGCAGGGACAACAGGCGCAGCAGGGCCAGTCAGGCCAGGAAGGCGGCCAGCAGGGACAGCAGGGCGGCCAGCCGGGCCAGGGTGACAATCCGAGCGCGCAGCCGGGCGGTGTCGACGGGCAGCCGGGCGGCGGAAACAGCTACGGCGGCGTCTTGGGCGGCTATGGCTGGGGCGATCGCCGGCCGGGAACGACCGTCTGGGAACCGGGCGACATCCGACAGTGGAGCCGCGAGTACACGCAGCGCGCCGGCGAAATGGAGGGGTTGCGCCGCCTGCTGAACGAGGAGCAGTTCGAGGTGGGCGACCTGGATGCGATCATCCAGCAGATGCGCGAACTCGACGATCTGCGCCGCTACCAGGATCCGGAAGCGATTGCGAAGCTCCAGGCGTTCGTCCTCGAAGAGCTGAAGCGCTTCGAGTACCGCCTCCGCCGTGAGATCACCGAGGAAAACGAAGAGCTCTTCCTCGCGGGCAACGAGGAAATGCCGGACAGCTTCCGCGACCTGGTCGAGGAGTACTTCCGGTCGCTGTCGGAGGACGACTAG
- a CDS encoding DUF4097 domain-containing protein has product MQWIPRLVLVGIVVAATTGCVNTALLTSSLSAQEAVSGEPFTWEGELAAGNQVKIIGRNGRIRAEPSSSGQVEVHGERRGHYADEIRIEVTEHADGVTIEAVYPERDWWPRGWFGPSPRINFSVAVPADVDLVARSRNGSVAAEGLDGDVDVETRNGSVTLTGIVGDARAVTRNGSVTVTADGNADLRTRNGRIRVEAGGRARARTRNGSVNATLGSADWTGDAAFETRNGSVTVRVPETIDADVSIRTDRGSIRTDLAVDAHTDKRRHLEGRLGNGGRDLRLKTRNGSIRLLAAE; this is encoded by the coding sequence ATGCAGTGGATACCCAGGTTGGTACTCGTCGGAATCGTCGTCGCCGCGACGACAGGTTGCGTGAACACGGCACTCCTCACGTCTTCGCTCAGTGCGCAGGAAGCAGTCTCGGGCGAGCCGTTTACGTGGGAGGGTGAACTCGCGGCCGGAAATCAGGTGAAGATCATCGGGCGGAACGGCCGGATCAGGGCCGAGCCGTCATCGAGCGGTCAAGTCGAGGTGCATGGCGAACGGCGCGGCCACTACGCGGATGAGATCCGCATCGAGGTGACCGAGCATGCCGATGGCGTCACCATCGAAGCGGTCTATCCCGAACGGGACTGGTGGCCCCGTGGCTGGTTCGGGCCGTCCCCGCGTATCAACTTCTCTGTCGCCGTTCCCGCCGATGTGGACCTGGTAGCGCGCAGCCGCAACGGTAGCGTCGCAGCGGAAGGCCTCGACGGCGATGTGGACGTCGAGACGCGGAACGGGTCGGTCACCTTGACTGGCATTGTCGGGGACGCGCGGGCGGTGACCCGCAACGGTAGTGTCACGGTGACGGCCGACGGCAACGCCGACCTCCGGACTCGCAACGGCCGCATCCGCGTGGAGGCGGGCGGCCGGGCGCGAGCCCGCACGCGAAACGGCAGCGTCAACGCCACGCTGGGCAGTGCGGACTGGACCGGGGATGCCGCGTTCGAGACGCGAAACGGCAGCGTGACGGTGAGGGTGCCGGAAACGATCGACGCCGACGTGTCGATACGGACCGACCGCGGCTCCATCCGCACCGACCTCGCGGTCGACGCCCATACGGACAAACGCCGCCACCTGGAAGGCCGGCTTGGCAATGGCGGCCGCGACCTGCGTCTCAAGACCCGGAACGGGTCCATCCGCCTTCTGGCGGCGGAGTGA
- a CDS encoding sulfatase-like hydrolase/transferase: MKALPRIAIVCLSAVLLAGCGQPSPSDAELDGPGSAPGSAQTAPSRNLLIVLDGLRPDYVTPETMPNLYALGERGVVFTNHHAVYPTVTRVNAASISTGAYPETHGLMGNAVFFPEVDATRFLTTSDRANLLRVEEAEGGQLLTAPTLGELLQEAGERLLAVSAGSSGSSFLLNHTVAGGGIIHYEYVLPESLAERVAQQLGPPPTLESPSDERNRYIVDAFLEVGLDVVDPTVTFMWLTDPDTTAHVHGVGHPTSMESIRAVDAELGRLQDALDASGRRDDFNIWVTSDHGFSTHTGFVDLPALVEPFLGTLADGSPRVVAGSDAIYVRDGDADSVSGIVEALQASERVGAIFTRGGRVPGTLSFEVARWDHPRAADILYSPAWTDAENEYGYRGTAASYGTAGHGSTSPFDIHNTLIAAGPDLRSGVEVSLPSSNVDFAPTILSLLGLPAGSAMAGRALTEAFVDGPEAEGDVESDEVTAETPDAGYRVTAQTSVVAGRRYLDGATAER; this comes from the coding sequence ATGAAGGCATTGCCGCGCATCGCCATCGTCTGCCTGTCCGCAGTGCTCCTGGCCGGTTGCGGCCAGCCGTCCCCGAGCGACGCGGAACTCGACGGGCCCGGGTCCGCTCCCGGCTCCGCACAGACCGCGCCGAGCCGCAACCTCCTGATCGTCCTCGACGGCCTCCGGCCCGACTACGTCACGCCGGAGACGATGCCGAATCTGTACGCGCTCGGCGAGCGGGGCGTCGTATTCACGAATCATCATGCCGTCTATCCCACGGTGACGCGCGTGAATGCGGCCTCTATCTCGACCGGCGCCTACCCGGAAACGCACGGGTTGATGGGGAACGCGGTCTTCTTTCCGGAGGTGGACGCGACGCGGTTCCTCACCACCTCCGATCGGGCGAACCTGCTGCGCGTCGAGGAGGCCGAAGGAGGGCAACTGCTGACGGCCCCGACGCTGGGAGAGCTCCTGCAGGAGGCGGGCGAGCGCCTGCTGGCCGTGAGCGCCGGGTCGAGCGGATCGTCGTTCCTGCTGAACCACACCGTCGCCGGAGGGGGAATCATCCACTACGAATACGTGTTGCCGGAGTCTCTGGCCGAGCGCGTGGCGCAGCAGCTCGGGCCGCCACCCACGCTCGAATCGCCGAGCGACGAGCGGAACCGGTACATCGTCGATGCGTTCCTCGAGGTTGGGCTGGACGTCGTCGACCCAACCGTCACGTTCATGTGGCTCACTGATCCCGACACCACCGCCCATGTGCATGGCGTCGGACATCCGACGTCGATGGAGTCGATACGTGCCGTGGACGCGGAGCTGGGGCGGCTGCAGGACGCGCTGGACGCGTCCGGGCGGCGGGACGACTTCAACATCTGGGTGACGTCGGACCATGGATTCTCGACGCACACCGGCTTTGTCGACCTCCCGGCGCTGGTTGAGCCCTTCTTGGGGACGCTGGCGGACGGATCGCCACGTGTCGTCGCCGGGTCGGACGCGATTTACGTCCGCGACGGAGACGCGGATTCGGTGTCGGGGATCGTCGAGGCGCTGCAAGCCTCGGAGCGGGTCGGGGCGATCTTCACGCGCGGCGGGCGGGTGCCCGGGACGCTGTCGTTCGAAGTCGCGCGATGGGACCATCCGCGCGCCGCCGACATCCTCTACTCACCGGCATGGACCGACGCCGAGAACGAGTACGGCTATCGTGGGACCGCTGCCTCGTATGGCACGGCGGGCCACGGCAGCACCAGCCCGTTCGATATCCACAATACGTTGATCGCCGCCGGCCCGGACCTGAGATCCGGCGTGGAGGTGTCGCTGCCGTCATCGAATGTCGACTTCGCGCCGACGATTCTCTCTCTGCTCGGCCTGCCGGCCGGATCCGCCATGGCCGGCCGCGCGCTGACCGAGGCGTTCGTCGACGGGCCGGAAGCGGAAGGGGACGTGGAGTCAGATGAAGTGACGGCGGAAACGCCCGACGCGGGTTACCGCGTCACGGCCCAGACGTCCGTGGTGGCCGGGCGTCGCTATCTCGACGGGGCGACGGCAGAGCGTTGA
- a CDS encoding type II toxin-antitoxin system VapC family toxin has translation MFMLDTNICIYVINERDRVLLERFEAEAGDICISAITWAELCYGVEHSVQRRRNVRELKEFRRNLDIVPFDTAAGGHYGVIRQALVRHGRPITANDMLIAAHARSMSATLVTNDEGHFRRVPGLKVENWLFGQGAR, from the coding sequence ATGTTCATGCTGGACACCAATATCTGCATTTATGTCATCAATGAGCGCGACAGAGTCTTGCTGGAGCGATTCGAAGCAGAAGCCGGCGACATTTGCATTTCCGCGATTACGTGGGCCGAACTCTGCTACGGGGTCGAGCACTCAGTCCAGCGCCGCCGGAACGTTCGGGAGCTCAAGGAGTTTCGAAGGAACCTCGATATCGTGCCGTTCGACACGGCGGCGGGTGGTCACTACGGTGTGATCCGCCAGGCGCTTGTCCGGCACGGACGGCCGATCACGGCAAACGACATGCTGATCGCCGCGCATGCTCGAAGCATGAGCGCGACCCTGGTCACCAACGACGAAGGGCACTTCCGACGGGTACCGGGGCTGAAAGTGGAGAACTGGCTCTTCGGGCAGGGAGCGCGCTGA
- a CDS encoding AbrB/MazE/SpoVT family DNA-binding domain-containing protein, with the protein MKSAPDYRGVAKVFWSGRSQAVRLPAACRFETTEVEIVKVDDQLTLRPRGKDWRAYFSARSRGSLPAREDLPLDERDRVR; encoded by the coding sequence ATGAAGTCGGCACCCGACTATCGAGGCGTCGCCAAGGTGTTCTGGAGCGGACGCAGCCAGGCCGTGCGTCTCCCGGCCGCATGCCGTTTCGAGACAACGGAAGTCGAAATCGTCAAGGTGGACGATCAGTTGACTCTGCGCCCGCGCGGCAAGGATTGGCGCGCGTACTTCAGCGCCCGATCGCGCGGGTCCCTGCCGGCGCGGGAAGACCTGCCGCTCGACGAACGGGACCGGGTGCGCTGA
- a CDS encoding DUF4159 domain-containing protein yields the protein MRWKLAAALGIGAIALAVAGGPDALAQRGWRGGWYRMPPKFPEASPTHRAFTFSRILYDSDRREPGGQGWYTDYPSADQNLMIRLSEMTTTHVGFDHRNDPDHVVVRLTDDELFNYPFIFMSDVGTIYLSALEVDRLRDYLLKGGFLWVDDFWGPYAWEQWLNEISKVLPPGNYPIFDIPDDHPIHSVQYDVDEIPQIPSIQHWRRSGGATTSERGMRSDEVHFRGIADANGRLMVLMSHNTDIADGWEREGEDYEFFYRFSVKAYAVGINTVVHAMTN from the coding sequence ATGCGCTGGAAGCTGGCGGCGGCGTTGGGCATCGGGGCGATCGCACTCGCGGTTGCCGGCGGGCCGGACGCCCTCGCACAGCGCGGCTGGCGGGGCGGCTGGTACCGGATGCCGCCGAAGTTCCCGGAGGCCTCGCCCACGCACCGCGCCTTCACCTTCTCGCGCATCCTGTATGACAGCGACCGCCGCGAGCCGGGCGGTCAGGGCTGGTACACCGACTATCCGTCAGCGGATCAGAATCTGATGATCCGCCTGTCGGAAATGACGACGACCCACGTCGGCTTCGACCACCGCAACGATCCGGATCACGTTGTCGTCCGGCTGACCGACGACGAGCTGTTCAACTATCCGTTCATCTTCATGTCGGACGTCGGCACGATTTACCTGAGCGCGCTCGAAGTGGACCGCCTGCGCGACTACCTGCTGAAGGGGGGCTTCCTCTGGGTGGACGATTTCTGGGGGCCCTACGCCTGGGAGCAGTGGCTCAATGAGATCAGCAAGGTGCTACCGCCGGGGAACTACCCGATCTTCGACATCCCCGACGACCACCCGATCCACAGCGTGCAGTACGACGTGGACGAAATCCCCCAGATCCCCTCCATTCAGCACTGGCGGCGGAGCGGCGGCGCCACGACGTCGGAACGCGGCATGCGGAGCGACGAGGTGCACTTCCGTGGCATCGCCGACGCCAACGGCCGGCTGATGGTGCTGATGAGTCACAACACGGACATCGCCGACGGCTGGGAGCGGGAAGGGGAGGACTACGAGTTCTTCTACCGCTTCTCCGTCAAGGCCTACGCCGTGGGAATCAACACCGTCGTCCACGCGATGACGAACTAG